From the genome of Streptomyces sp. NBC_01317, one region includes:
- a CDS encoding metal ABC transporter ATP-binding protein, with protein MSAPGTPGTPVIALRGATATLGARPVLRGIDLTVHHGEVVALLGANGSGKSTAVRAVIGQVPLTSGEVSLFSTPLRRFRDWSRVGYVPQRTTAEGGVPATVREIVAAGRLSRTKLRRPGRADRAAVERVIELVGLGDRAKDSVNALSGGQYQRVLIARALASEPELLIMDEPMAGVDLASQEILAATLREQVAAGTTVLLVLHELGPLEPLIDRAVVLREGCVLHDGPPPPALGQHALPGHDHVHPHAAGEPLRTGLLS; from the coding sequence GTGAGCGCCCCCGGCACCCCCGGCACCCCCGTCATCGCGCTCCGGGGCGCGACAGCCACCCTCGGCGCCCGCCCCGTGCTGCGCGGCATCGACCTCACCGTGCACCACGGCGAGGTGGTCGCCCTGCTCGGCGCCAACGGCTCCGGCAAGTCCACGGCCGTCCGCGCGGTGATCGGCCAGGTCCCGCTCACGAGCGGCGAGGTCTCGCTGTTCTCGACGCCCCTGCGCCGCTTCCGCGACTGGTCGCGCGTCGGATACGTACCGCAGCGCACCACGGCGGAGGGCGGGGTGCCCGCGACGGTCCGCGAGATCGTCGCCGCCGGGCGCCTGTCCCGTACGAAGCTGCGCCGGCCCGGCAGGGCCGACCGGGCGGCCGTCGAGCGGGTCATCGAGCTGGTGGGCCTCGGGGACCGCGCCAAGGACTCCGTGAACGCGCTGTCCGGCGGCCAGTACCAGCGCGTGCTGATCGCCAGGGCGCTCGCCTCCGAGCCCGAACTCCTGATCATGGACGAGCCGATGGCCGGCGTCGACCTCGCCAGCCAGGAGATCCTCGCGGCGACCCTGCGCGAACAGGTCGCGGCCGGTACGACGGTGCTGCTCGTCCTGCACGAACTGGGCCCGCTGGAGCCCCTGATCGACCGCGCGGTGGTCCTGCGCGAGGGCTGTGTCCTGCACGACGGGCCGCCGCCCCCGGCCCTCGGCCAGCACGCCCTCCCGGGCCACGACCACGTCCACCCCCACGCGGCCGGCGAGCCGCTCCGTACAGGACTGCTGAGCTGA
- a CDS encoding cytidine deaminase: MTQSTGPGPELDPEDRKIITLARSARARNGVAEGAAVRDDTGRTYAAGTVDLPSLKLSALRTAVAMAVASGAGSLEAAAVVSEAAAVADDDRAAVRDLGGDLTPVLLAGPDGVPRTTVQAG, from the coding sequence ATGACGCAGAGCACCGGCCCCGGTCCCGAACTCGACCCCGAGGACCGCAAGATCATCACCCTGGCCCGCAGCGCCCGCGCCCGCAACGGAGTCGCCGAGGGCGCGGCCGTACGGGACGACACCGGCAGGACGTACGCCGCCGGGACGGTCGACCTGCCCTCCCTCAAGCTCAGCGCCCTCAGGACGGCCGTCGCGATGGCCGTCGCCAGCGGGGCAGGCTCCCTGGAGGCGGCGGCGGTCGTCTCGGAGGCCGCCGCCGTCGCGGACGACGACCGCGCCGCCGTACGTGACCTCGGCGGCGACCTGACCCCCGTGCTGCTGGCGGGCCCCGACGGGGTCCCGCGCACGACCGTCCAGGCCGGTTGA
- a CDS encoding Fur family transcriptional regulator, with product MTTATGDGAGTAPVRGRSTRQRAAVAAALDQVEEFRSAQELHDMLKHRGDSVGLTTVYRTLQSLADAGEVDVLRTNDGESVYRRCSTGDHHHHLVCRICGKAVEVEGPAVEQWAETVAAQHGYVAVAHTVEIFGTCAECAAAAVKN from the coding sequence GTGACGACTGCGACCGGCGATGGAGCGGGCACGGCCCCCGTGCGCGGCCGATCCACCCGCCAGCGGGCCGCGGTGGCGGCGGCGCTGGACCAGGTGGAAGAGTTCCGCAGCGCGCAGGAGCTCCACGACATGCTCAAGCACCGCGGTGACTCGGTCGGCCTGACGACCGTCTACCGCACCCTCCAGTCCCTCGCCGACGCCGGCGAGGTGGACGTCCTGCGGACGAACGACGGGGAGTCGGTCTACCGGCGCTGCTCGACCGGCGACCACCACCACCATCTGGTGTGCCGGATCTGCGGCAAGGCGGTGGAGGTCGAGGGCCCCGCCGTCGAGCAGTGGGCGGAGACGGTCGCCGCGCAGCACGGTTATGTGGCGGTGGCGCACACGGTGGAGATCTTCGGCACCTGCGCGGAGTGCGCGGCGGCGGCGGTGAAGAACTAG
- the era gene encoding GTPase Era: MGAMSARTPSSSEAAEAAEAPHRAGFACFVGRPNAGKSTLTNALVGQKVAITSNRPQTTRHTVRGIVHRPEAQLILVDTPGLHKPRTLLGERLNDIVRATWSEVDVIGFCLPADQKLGPGDRFIAKELAAIKKTPKVAVVTKTDLVESRTLAEQLIAIDQLGKEIGLEWAEIVPVSAVGDQQVGLLADLLVPLLPVSPPLYPEGDLTDEPEMVMVAELIREAALEGVRDELPHSIAVVVEEMLPREDRPADKPLLDIHANVYIERPSQKGIIIGPKGKRLKEVGTKSRKHIEALLGTPVFLDLHVKVAKDWQRDPKQLRKLGF, encoded by the coding sequence ATGGGCGCCATGAGCGCTCGTACCCCCTCTTCGTCCGAGGCAGCCGAAGCGGCGGAAGCCCCCCACCGGGCCGGCTTCGCCTGCTTCGTCGGCCGCCCCAACGCGGGCAAGTCCACCCTCACGAACGCTCTGGTCGGTCAGAAGGTGGCCATCACCTCGAACCGGCCGCAGACCACGCGTCACACCGTCCGGGGCATCGTCCACCGGCCCGAGGCGCAGCTGATCCTGGTCGACACCCCCGGCCTCCACAAGCCACGCACGCTCCTCGGTGAGCGCCTCAACGACATCGTGCGCGCGACCTGGTCCGAGGTCGACGTGATCGGCTTCTGCCTGCCCGCCGACCAGAAGCTCGGCCCCGGTGACCGGTTCATCGCCAAGGAACTGGCGGCGATCAAGAAGACGCCGAAGGTCGCCGTCGTCACCAAGACGGACCTGGTCGAGTCCAGGACGCTCGCCGAGCAGCTCATCGCCATCGACCAGCTGGGCAAGGAGATCGGCCTGGAGTGGGCCGAGATCGTCCCGGTGTCGGCGGTCGGCGACCAGCAGGTCGGCCTCCTGGCCGACCTCCTCGTCCCGCTGCTCCCGGTGAGCCCGCCGCTCTACCCCGAGGGCGACCTCACGGACGAGCCCGAGATGGTCATGGTCGCCGAGCTGATCCGGGAAGCCGCGCTCGAAGGCGTACGGGACGAGCTGCCGCACTCGATCGCGGTGGTCGTCGAGGAGATGCTGCCGCGCGAGGACCGCCCGGCGGACAAGCCGCTGCTCGACATCCACGCCAATGTCTACATCGAGCGGCCCAGCCAGAAGGGCATCATCATCGGCCCGAAGGGGAAGCGGCTCAAGGAGGTCGGGACGAAGTCCCGCAAGCACATCGAGGCGCTGCTCGGTACGCCGGTCTTCCTCGACCTGCACGTGAAGGTCGCCAAGGACTGGCAGCGCGACCCGAAGCAGCTGCGCAAGCTGGGCTTCTGA
- a CDS encoding metal ABC transporter permease, with translation MEMLQAPFMQRALIAAVLIGVTAPAIGIYLVQRRQALMGDGIGHVALTGVGLGFLLSWSPVWTATLVSVAGAITMELIRAYGRTRGDIALAMLFYGGMSGGVLLINLAPNGSNANLLSFLFGSLSTVSSQDVISISVLAAFVVLVTVGLRRQLFAVSQDEEFARVTGLPVRTLNLLVAVTAAVTVTVAMRVVGLLLVSALMVVPVAAAQQVTRSFAVTFVLAVVIGTTVSVGGTVTSYYQDVPPGATIVLLAIGLFVVLTVLAAPLARRRAGGLGGDHSEPAAEPSVPATKPSVPGLPAARRTGDDLAV, from the coding sequence ATGGAAATGCTCCAGGCCCCTTTCATGCAGCGCGCGCTGATCGCCGCCGTGCTGATCGGCGTCACCGCCCCCGCCATCGGCATCTACCTCGTACAGCGCCGCCAGGCGCTCATGGGCGACGGCATCGGCCACGTGGCCCTCACCGGCGTCGGTCTCGGCTTCCTGCTGTCCTGGAGCCCCGTGTGGACGGCGACGCTGGTCTCGGTGGCGGGCGCGATCACGATGGAACTGATCCGGGCGTACGGCCGCACCCGCGGCGACATCGCCCTCGCCATGCTCTTCTACGGCGGGATGTCCGGCGGGGTCCTGCTGATCAACCTCGCGCCGAACGGCTCCAACGCCAATCTGCTCTCGTTCCTCTTCGGCTCGCTGTCGACGGTCTCGTCCCAGGACGTGATCTCGATCTCCGTGCTCGCCGCCTTCGTGGTGCTGGTCACGGTGGGGCTGCGGCGCCAGTTGTTCGCGGTCAGCCAGGACGAGGAGTTCGCCCGGGTGACCGGGCTGCCGGTGCGGACCCTGAACCTGCTGGTGGCCGTCACGGCGGCCGTGACCGTCACCGTCGCGATGCGGGTCGTGGGGCTGCTGCTGGTGAGCGCGCTGATGGTGGTGCCGGTGGCGGCCGCCCAGCAGGTCACGCGGTCGTTCGCGGTCACGTTCGTGCTGGCCGTGGTGATCGGGACGACGGTCTCCGTGGGCGGCACGGTCACGTCGTACTACCAGGACGTGCCGCCGGGAGCGACCATCGTATTGCTGGCCATCGGGCTGTTCGTGGTCCTGACCGTCCTCGCCGCTCCGCTGGCGAGACGGCGGGCGGGGGGCCTGGGCGGTGACCACTCGGAACCGGCCGCGGAACCGTCCGTACCGGCCACGAAACCGTCCGTACCGGGTCTCCCCGCCGCCCGGCGGACCGGCGATGACCTCGCGGTGTGA
- the leuA gene encoding 2-isopropylmalate synthase: MSDPSVTSVGRPTPLTNATHTQKPSGMPIHKYGPYEAVAIPDRTWPEKRVTTAPRWLSTDLRDGNQALIDPMSPARKREMFDLLVRMGYKEIEVGFPSSGETDFAFVRSIIEEGAIPEDVTISVLTQAREELIERTVESLRGAHRATVHLYNATAPTFRRVVFRGTKEQVKQIAVDGTRLVMEYAEKILGPETIFGYQYSPEIFTDTELDFALEVCEAVMDVWQPEAGREIILNLPATVERSTPSTHADRFEWMSRNLSRREFVCLSVHPHNDRGTAVAAAELALMAGADRIEGCLFGQGERTGNVDLVTLGMNLFSQGVDPQIDFSQIDDIRRTSEYCNQMEIHPRHPYVGDLVYTSFSGSHQDAIKKGFDAMAADAGARGVTVDEIEWAVPYLPIDPKDVGRSYEAVIRVNSQSGKGGVAYVLKNGHKLDLPRRMQIEFSRIIQTKTDAEGGEITPGQIWSVFQDEYLPNADNAWGRIQLTSGQTTTGTDGQDTLTVRAVVDGTETVLSGTGNGPISAFFDALAAVGVDARLLDYQEHTMSEGASAQAASYIECAIDGKVLWGIGIDANTTRASLKAVISAVNRATR, encoded by the coding sequence ATGTCTGACCCCTCCGTCACTTCTGTCGGTCGCCCCACGCCCCTGACCAACGCGACCCACACCCAGAAGCCCTCCGGAATGCCGATCCACAAGTACGGCCCGTACGAGGCCGTGGCCATCCCGGACCGCACCTGGCCCGAGAAGCGGGTCACCACCGCGCCGCGCTGGCTCTCCACCGACCTGCGGGACGGCAACCAGGCCCTGATCGACCCCATGTCACCGGCGCGCAAGCGTGAGATGTTCGACCTGCTGGTGCGCATGGGCTACAAGGAGATCGAGGTCGGCTTCCCGTCCTCCGGCGAGACCGACTTCGCGTTCGTACGGTCGATCATCGAAGAGGGCGCGATCCCCGAGGACGTGACGATCTCCGTCCTGACGCAGGCGCGCGAGGAGCTGATCGAGCGCACGGTGGAGTCCCTGCGCGGCGCCCACCGCGCGACGGTCCACCTGTACAACGCGACCGCGCCGACCTTCCGCCGCGTGGTCTTCCGGGGGACGAAGGAGCAGGTCAAGCAGATCGCCGTGGACGGGACGCGGCTGGTGATGGAGTACGCGGAGAAGATCCTCGGCCCCGAGACGATCTTCGGCTACCAGTACAGCCCGGAGATCTTCACGGACACCGAGCTGGACTTCGCGCTGGAGGTCTGCGAGGCGGTCATGGACGTCTGGCAGCCGGAGGCCGGCCGCGAGATCATCCTCAACCTGCCCGCCACCGTGGAGCGTTCGACGCCGTCGACCCACGCGGACCGCTTCGAGTGGATGTCGCGGAACCTGTCCCGCCGTGAGTTCGTCTGCCTGTCCGTGCACCCGCACAACGACCGGGGTACGGCCGTCGCCGCCGCCGAACTGGCGCTGATGGCCGGGGCCGACCGGATCGAGGGCTGCCTGTTCGGGCAGGGCGAGCGTACGGGCAACGTCGACCTGGTGACCCTGGGCATGAACCTCTTCTCGCAGGGTGTCGACCCGCAGATCGACTTCTCGCAGATCGACGACATCCGCCGTACCAGCGAGTACTGCAACCAGATGGAGATCCACCCGCGCCATCCGTACGTGGGCGACCTGGTCTACACGTCCTTCTCCGGCTCCCACCAGGACGCCATCAAGAAGGGCTTCGACGCGATGGCGGCGGACGCCGGGGCGCGCGGGGTCACGGTGGACGAGATCGAGTGGGCGGTGCCGTACCTGCCGATCGACCCGAAGGACGTGGGGCGTTCGTACGAGGCGGTCATCCGGGTCAACTCGCAGTCGGGCAAGGGCGGGGTCGCGTACGTCCTCAAGAACGGGCACAAGCTGGACCTGCCGCGCCGCATGCAGATCGAGTTCTCCCGGATCATCCAGACCAAGACCGACGCCGAGGGCGGCGAGATCACGCCCGGCCAGATCTGGTCGGTCTTCCAGGACGAGTACCTGCCCAACGCCGACAACGCCTGGGGCCGGATCCAGCTCACGTCCGGCCAGACCACGACCGGCACCGACGGACAGGACACGCTGACCGTACGAGCCGTGGTCGACGGTACGGAAACGGTCCTGAGCGGCACCGGCAACGGGCCGATCTCGGCCTTCTTCGACGCCCTGGCGGCGGTCGGCGTGGACGCCAGGCTGCTGGACTACCAGGAACACACGATGAGCGAGGGCGCGAGCGCGCAGGCCGCCTCGTACATCGAGTGCGCGATCGACGGAAAGGTGCTGTGGGGCATCGGGATCGACGCGAACACCACTCGCGCGTCACTCAAGGCGGTCATTTCCGCGGTGAACCGCGCCACCCGCTGA
- the recO gene encoding DNA repair protein RecO → MSLFRDDGVVLRTQKLGEADRIITLLTRGHGRVRAVARGVRRTKSKFGARLEPFSHVDVQFFARGSELIGRGLPLCTQSETIAPYGGGIVTDYARYTAGTAMLETAERFTDHEGEPAVQQYLLLVGGLRTLARGEHAPHLILDAFLLRSLAVNGYAPSFDDCAKCGLAGPNRFFSVAAGGVICGDCRVPGSVVPSAEAVVLLSALLTGDWETADACEARHVREGSGLVSAYLHWHLERGLRSLRYVEKN, encoded by the coding sequence ATGAGTCTGTTCCGGGACGACGGCGTCGTGCTGCGCACCCAGAAGCTCGGTGAGGCCGACCGCATCATCACGCTTCTGACCCGCGGCCACGGGCGCGTCCGGGCCGTCGCCCGGGGGGTGCGGCGCACCAAGTCGAAGTTCGGGGCCCGGCTGGAGCCGTTCTCCCACGTCGACGTGCAGTTCTTCGCGCGCGGCAGCGAGCTGATCGGGCGCGGGCTGCCGCTCTGCACGCAGAGCGAGACCATCGCCCCGTACGGGGGCGGCATCGTCACCGACTACGCCCGCTACACCGCCGGCACGGCCATGCTGGAGACCGCGGAGCGGTTCACGGACCACGAGGGCGAGCCGGCCGTCCAGCAGTACCTGCTGCTCGTCGGCGGGCTGCGCACGCTCGCCCGCGGGGAGCACGCCCCGCATCTGATCCTGGACGCCTTCCTGCTGCGCTCCCTCGCGGTCAACGGCTACGCGCCGAGTTTTGACGACTGCGCGAAGTGCGGGCTTGCCGGGCCGAACCGTTTCTTCTCGGTCGCGGCGGGCGGAGTGATATGCGGCGACTGCCGGGTGCCGGGCAGCGTCGTACCCTCTGCGGAGGCCGTCGTCCTGCTCAGCGCGCTGCTGACCGGCGACTGGGAGACGGCCGACGCGTGCGAGGCGCGGCATGTCAGGGAGGGCAGCGGGCTGGTGTCCGCCTATCTGCACTGGCACCTGGAGCGCGGTCTGCGCTCGCTCAGATACGTAGAGAAGAACTGA
- a CDS encoding TerB family tellurite resistance protein, which produces MLPAQGSSGRKVRICGIRTSWNTVGDGEFFCPGCGGDRNYRRRTGRRRFTLLGVPLLNRGTAGPVIECAACHGHFGTDTLDHPTTVRFSAMLRDAVHTVALAVLVAGGTSSSTVRETAVHAVRAAGFDDCTEERLTELVEALAADTGRFIIDPGPCGAALAIELHEALEPLAPHLAPAGRESILVQGARIALADGPYIPAEREVLSTVGRALRLCVADTERLLLAAARTPS; this is translated from the coding sequence GTGCTGCCAGCTCAGGGATCAAGTGGCCGAAAAGTGCGCATCTGTGGCATTCGTACGTCCTGGAACACGGTGGGCGACGGTGAGTTCTTCTGCCCCGGCTGCGGAGGCGACCGCAACTACCGCCGCCGTACCGGCCGTCGCCGTTTCACGCTCCTCGGCGTGCCGCTCCTGAACCGGGGGACCGCCGGTCCTGTGATCGAATGCGCCGCCTGCCACGGCCACTTCGGTACGGACACGCTCGACCACCCCACCACGGTCCGGTTCTCGGCGATGCTGCGTGACGCCGTCCACACGGTCGCGCTCGCCGTCCTGGTGGCCGGCGGCACCTCCTCCTCCACCGTGCGCGAGACGGCCGTCCACGCGGTCCGGGCGGCGGGCTTCGACGACTGTACGGAGGAGCGGCTGACGGAGCTGGTGGAGGCGCTGGCCGCCGACACCGGCCGGTTCATCATCGACCCCGGACCGTGCGGCGCCGCGCTCGCCATCGAGCTGCACGAGGCGCTGGAGCCGCTGGCCCCGCACCTGGCCCCGGCGGGCCGGGAGTCGATCCTCGTCCAGGGCGCCAGGATCGCCCTCGCCGACGGCCCGTACATCCCGGCGGAGCGCGAGGTGCTGTCCACGGTCGGCCGCGCGCTGCGGCTGTGTGTGGCGGACACCGAGAGACTGCTGCTGGCGGCGGCCCGTACCCCGTCCTGA
- a CDS encoding TetR-like C-terminal domain-containing protein: MSTTDHTGVLREGFARFLERLREVGEDEDDPVAELFALCRAYREFALAEPDVYAVLFGGSGLSGFQPGVAHREMGLYVLRVPNGAIQRAVAAGRFRPADEGLLVRRLWCLLHGMAELERTGYLPGRYGHRAFLDAAVRDFAVGAGDTFEAATASGAFLEDT; encoded by the coding sequence GTGTCGACCACTGATCACACCGGCGTCCTGCGTGAGGGGTTCGCACGTTTCCTGGAACGGCTCCGAGAGGTCGGTGAGGACGAGGACGACCCGGTCGCCGAGCTGTTCGCGCTCTGCCGCGCGTACCGGGAGTTCGCCCTCGCCGAACCCGACGTCTACGCCGTGCTGTTCGGTGGCTCCGGACTGTCCGGCTTCCAACCGGGCGTCGCGCACCGGGAGATGGGGCTGTACGTGCTCCGCGTGCCGAACGGCGCGATCCAGCGGGCCGTGGCGGCGGGCCGGTTCCGGCCGGCCGACGAGGGGCTGCTCGTCCGCCGCCTGTGGTGCCTGCTGCACGGCATGGCCGAGCTGGAGCGGACCGGCTACCTGCCGGGGCGCTACGGCCACCGGGCCTTCCTGGACGCGGCCGTACGGGACTTCGCGGTCGGCGCGGGCGACACCTTCGAGGCGGCGACCGCCTCAGGCGCCTTCCTTGAGGACACGTGA
- a CDS encoding helix-turn-helix transcriptional regulator — protein sequence MSRRARVTPGEAGLPDGGARRRTPGLRREEVAVLAGVGVSWYQWLEQGRDITVSPQVLDSVARVLRLTAIERRHLYVLAGLNPPAPQVHPEAADMCDGLRRMIDAWMPYPAHIMDCYWNTVMFNGAAGAVLGMRAGGPWNCLITFFTDPVYRARQKQWEKIAPLVVAQFRAACSECPDDEGFQAVVEEVMASSEEFAVLWNQRDIAPAGQVRKELEHPVVGTLYVESTHLRVPARPDLAIVLQTPLPETDTAAKLEWLASPEGVRGSLYPLAG from the coding sequence ATGAGCAGGCGCGCCCGGGTCACCCCGGGCGAGGCGGGCCTGCCGGACGGCGGGGCCCGGCGCCGTACACCGGGACTGCGGCGCGAGGAGGTCGCCGTCCTCGCGGGCGTCGGCGTCTCCTGGTACCAGTGGCTCGAACAGGGACGGGATATCACCGTCTCGCCGCAGGTCCTGGACTCGGTGGCCCGGGTGCTGCGGCTGACCGCCATCGAGCGCCGGCACCTGTACGTCCTGGCGGGCCTCAACCCGCCCGCGCCGCAGGTGCATCCGGAGGCGGCGGACATGTGTGACGGGCTGCGCCGGATGATCGACGCGTGGATGCCGTACCCCGCGCACATCATGGACTGCTACTGGAACACGGTGATGTTCAACGGCGCGGCCGGCGCGGTGCTCGGGATGCGGGCGGGGGGTCCCTGGAACTGCCTGATCACGTTCTTCACCGACCCGGTCTACCGCGCCCGGCAGAAGCAGTGGGAGAAGATCGCGCCGCTCGTCGTGGCGCAGTTCCGGGCGGCCTGCTCGGAGTGCCCCGACGACGAGGGGTTCCAGGCGGTGGTCGAGGAGGTCATGGCGTCCAGCGAGGAGTTCGCGGTGCTCTGGAACCAGCGGGACATCGCGCCCGCCGGGCAGGTCCGCAAGGAGCTGGAGCACCCGGTGGTCGGCACGCTGTACGTGGAGTCCACGCACCTCAGGGTGCCCGCCAGGCCCGACCTCGCGATCGTCCTCCAGACGCCGCTGCCCGAGACGGACACGGCGGCGAAGCTGGAGTGGCTGGCGAGCCCGGAGGGCGTACGGGGCTCGCTGTACCCGCTCGCGGGCTGA
- a CDS encoding isoprenyl transferase translates to MARRGILGRTRREYKTPEPHPSGAVPPHIQSELVPKHVACVMDGNGRWAKERGLPRTEGHKVGEGVVLDVLKGCLEMGVKNLSLYAFSTENWKRTPDEVRFLMNFNRDVIRRRRDEMDELGIRIRWVGRMPKMWKSVVQELQVAQEQTKDNDAMTLYFCVNYGGRAEIADAARALAADVASGKLDPSKVNEKTFAKYLYYPDMPDVDLFLRPSGEQRTSNYLIWQSSYAEMVFQDVLWPDFDRRDLWRACLEFASRDRRFGGALPNLSTGEDDEIEEPQDN, encoded by the coding sequence ATGGCACGACGCGGAATCCTGGGACGTACCCGCCGCGAGTACAAGACGCCCGAGCCGCACCCCTCCGGCGCGGTACCGCCGCACATCCAGAGCGAGCTGGTGCCGAAGCACGTGGCGTGCGTGATGGACGGCAACGGGCGCTGGGCCAAGGAGCGCGGCCTGCCGCGCACCGAGGGGCACAAGGTCGGCGAGGGTGTGGTGCTCGACGTCCTCAAGGGCTGCCTGGAGATGGGCGTCAAGAACCTGTCGCTGTACGCGTTCTCCACGGAGAACTGGAAGCGCACCCCCGACGAGGTGCGGTTCCTGATGAACTTCAACCGCGATGTCATCCGCCGCCGCCGCGACGAGATGGACGAGCTGGGCATCAGGATCCGCTGGGTCGGCCGGATGCCGAAGATGTGGAAGTCGGTCGTCCAGGAGCTTCAGGTAGCCCAGGAGCAGACCAAGGACAACGACGCCATGACGCTGTACTTCTGCGTCAACTACGGCGGCCGGGCGGAGATCGCGGACGCGGCGCGGGCGCTCGCCGCCGACGTCGCGTCGGGCAAGCTCGACCCGTCCAAGGTCAACGAGAAGACCTTCGCCAAGTACCTGTACTACCCGGACATGCCGGACGTGGATCTCTTCCTGCGTCCGAGCGGTGAGCAGCGTACGTCCAACTACCTGATCTGGCAGAGCAGTTACGCCGAGATGGTCTTCCAGGACGTGCTGTGGCCCGACTTCGACCGGCGGGACCTGTGGCGGGCCTGTCTGGAATTCGCCTCCCGGGACCGGCGGTTCGGCGGCGCGCTGCCCAACCTGTCGACGGGCGAGGACGACGAGATCGAGGAGCCGCAGGACAACTGA
- a CDS encoding M4 family metallopeptidase: MDATRSAAPHPVFCTIVPPHVLDKLARSDDPALSGPARRTLEADSARRTRRALTTTLGAPAASDAPTGRPARTIHDCGHRTALPGRKVRSEGDEPGADATVNRAYGGLGATFELLLSAYGRDSLDGAGLPLVASVHYDRDYGNAFWDGEQMVFGDGDGEIFLDFTLPVDVIAHELAHGLTQYTANLSYYGQPGALNESVSDVFGSLVKQYTLDQTATEADWLIGAGLLAPRVTGVALRSMKEPGSAYDDDVLGKDPQPGSMDDYVRTGRDNGGVHINSGIPNRAFHLLATQLGGKSWERAGQIWFDVLTGGGLEVDANFTAFAGLTVAAARTRFGDGTAEHEAVVKAWAEVGVPTA; this comes from the coding sequence ATGGATGCCACCCGTTCAGCAGCCCCGCACCCCGTCTTCTGCACGATCGTGCCGCCGCACGTGCTCGACAAACTCGCCAGGTCCGACGACCCGGCCCTCTCCGGACCCGCCCGCCGCACGCTGGAGGCGGACTCCGCGCGCCGTACGCGCCGCGCGCTCACGACCACCCTGGGGGCCCCGGCGGCCTCCGACGCGCCGACCGGCCGGCCCGCGCGCACGATCCACGACTGCGGGCACCGTACGGCCCTGCCGGGCAGGAAGGTCAGGTCCGAGGGCGACGAGCCGGGCGCGGACGCCACCGTCAACCGCGCGTACGGCGGGCTCGGCGCCACGTTCGAGCTGCTGCTGTCGGCGTACGGACGGGACTCGCTGGACGGCGCCGGGCTGCCGCTCGTCGCGAGCGTCCACTACGACCGGGACTACGGCAACGCGTTCTGGGACGGCGAGCAGATGGTCTTTGGCGACGGGGACGGCGAGATCTTCCTCGACTTCACGCTGCCCGTCGACGTGATCGCGCACGAACTGGCCCACGGCCTGACGCAGTACACCGCCAACCTCAGCTACTACGGCCAGCCGGGCGCCCTCAACGAGTCCGTGTCGGACGTCTTCGGCTCCCTGGTCAAGCAGTACACCCTGGACCAGACGGCCACCGAGGCGGACTGGCTCATCGGTGCCGGACTGCTCGCCCCGCGCGTCACGGGGGTGGCCCTGCGCTCGATGAAGGAGCCGGGGAGCGCGTACGACGACGACGTCCTCGGCAAGGACCCGCAGCCGGGGTCGATGGACGACTACGTGCGTACGGGGCGCGACAACGGCGGCGTGCACATCAACTCCGGCATCCCCAACCGGGCGTTCCACCTGCTCGCCACGCAGCTCGGCGGGAAGTCCTGGGAGCGGGCGGGCCAGATCTGGTTCGACGTGCTGACCGGCGGCGGCCTGGAGGTCGACGCGAACTTCACGGCCTTCGCCGGGCTCACGGTCGCGGCGGCGCGCACCCGCTTCGGGGACGGCACGGCGGAGCACGAGGCCGTGGTCAAGGCATGGGCGGAGGTGGGCGTCCCCACGGCGTGA
- a CDS encoding protealysin inhibitor emfourin, giving the protein MRIDVRRTGGFAGIERGAGIDISALPDAAAWRALAEQAAADAQEAPAPVVPDGFSYTVTVDGRVFHCADPHLSEAQRTLVSRVLKEGA; this is encoded by the coding sequence ATGCGGATCGACGTACGGCGCACAGGCGGTTTCGCGGGCATCGAACGCGGGGCCGGGATCGACATCTCGGCCCTGCCCGACGCGGCCGCCTGGCGCGCCCTGGCGGAGCAGGCGGCCGCGGACGCCCAGGAAGCGCCCGCGCCGGTGGTGCCCGACGGTTTCAGCTATACGGTCACGGTCGACGGCCGGGTCTTCCACTGCGCGGACCCGCACCTGTCCGAGGCACAGCGCACGCTCGTCTCACGTGTCCTCAAGGAAGGCGCCTGA